The following are encoded together in the Candidatus Glassbacteria bacterium genome:
- a CDS encoding 4a-hydroxytetrahydrobiopterin dehydratase: MDSDNLAARKCRPCKGGVKPLSAGQAGDLLAGVPGWELEGNSKISRKFNFDDFRQAQSWLNSVADIAEREDHHPDIYWSYRKVTIELTTHAIGGLSENDFILAAKIDELG, encoded by the coding sequence ATGGACAGCGACAATTTGGCCGCCAGGAAATGCAGACCCTGCAAGGGCGGAGTCAAACCATTGAGCGCGGGTCAGGCCGGGGATTTGCTTGCCGGAGTACCGGGCTGGGAGCTCGAGGGGAACTCGAAAATCAGCCGCAAATTCAACTTCGATGACTTCCGGCAGGCGCAGAGCTGGCTCAACAGTGTGGCGGATATCGCCGAGCGCGAGGACCACCACCCGGATATCTACTGGAGCTACCGCAAGGTGACAATCGAGCTGACAACCCACGCTATCGGCGGGCTCAGCGAAAACGATTTCATCCTGGCCGCCAAGATCGACGAACTGGGCTGA